TCTGAGCTCTGGCTCTGATCCATAGTCAGTCAGGAGAATATCTGAAAACagatctggatgtgttcacCGTGCCCTACACTCAGACGTCGATAGAGCGACGCACATTTATTGAAATACCCCCGGTGTGGGCATCCAAACTGTAAGTTAATAGCGCCGATACATagtgattttttattttcaagacAAACTTCTGCTTAATGGTGTTGACTTGGGTCTAAAATTTGTGAGGTCGAAAGATAAATTTTCTTTCATGGCCAATCAGAATGCTCAATACCACAGTAAGATAGTGTTGCAAGCTTGTTCATACAAAAGGTGAGTGTATCACCAACTGTCAGGTTGGCACACAGCAAAGCCCTCAACATGCTAACGCTAAATACCCAATAGACAGTGTTTAAAAACATTCTCCATCCCTGGAAGGACCCGCGTTTCTTCACAGGATCATGGATTTACAGGAACTCTACCGAAGTTTGTCATAGTTGAACTCTGACATGTTCATCCCAGAGCCTTGTTAAACACGTTCTGAGCATCAGCAGCGAGCTCACTGAGGAAATAATTCAGAGCTTTGTAGGTTGTGATGAATGAGAGGCTCATTGATGCTACAATCCCAAATACTGGAATCAATCTGGCTGCTTCCTCTGCTGCCATTGATGCAACTATGCTTGCAGCTGAGACCAACAACTTCAGGATGAGATCTTTGgttgttttctctgcagacagttTTGATTTAATGACAGCACTCAGATCAGTGTATGGAACACCTGAGCTGGCAGCAAGTCTCTCCAGAGATGACTTATCAAGACCAAACCCAGCTACATATTTTGAAACAACTGCAACCATCAAGCCGAGATCAACAGCAACAGAAAGTCCAGGAACTGGAACCCCTGCTACAGCTGCAGACAGAATAgagtagtattttattttagactGAAAcgcttttttcttcttgttgatGATCTCCAGGTTGATGTTGGGCATGACGAACAGCAGAGCATCTCTCTTGTGTGCAGGAAGTTCTCTCTCTAAGGTCGGATGTAAGAGAGAGAAGTCGTACAGGTGGAGCTCAAAGCTGGACACCAGGAAGACCTGTGGGGACACGACGCCTTGTCTCTGAAGACCTGAGTTATAAAAGAGATAAAACATGATTCACAGTTGAACTTTATTATGATGAATGATAACACCTGTTTGCACTGGTAAAGCAAAGAGATCAGTGAAaaatatgtgactgtaaactttgaaagaaagaaggaaaaaaaacactgactttaaaattatttattaattattattaaaattaattatttatttattctgttttacatAAAGAGGATCTTCCAGTCTCAATTTCCTCTGCAGCTCAATAAAACCTGACTCATAAAGAAGACAGAATCTGTAGttatatgcaaaaatataaaattataaataaatgcatatacatatattttattaattttccaacagtaaaaatataaatcagctgcatttttcacagtaaaagaaaaatctcACCTTGAATGCAGTCGTCTCTGATTTTTGTCAGAGTCCTCTCTGCACTGAagtctctctttcttctctcagCATTTATATCGTTGTCAATCTTTGAGCGaacaaagtagaactttttctTCATCCTCTGGATCTCCTGAGCGAGTTTCACATCATTTTCTCTGAAGCGAGTGTctgagatgatgatgaagaagtcAAACTTGTCAAATCCAACAAGCTCCAGGTACTTATCAGCTGGAAACTTGGTGGTGCCGATTCCAGGAAGATCCCACAAAGTAACATTGGGATAGTTTGGATGGGGATATGGTGTACCCTCTGAGGTGGTTTCTACAACACCAGTAGGAGCAGCTCCCTCATCTTTGTCATCTATCCCTCTGAAGGCATTAACAAAGGTGGATTTGCCTGAGCCACATTCTCCTGTGATGGCGATATTTAGTGGAATATTTTCTTGTTCTTCTAAATATTCTTGGATctttgcagctgctgctgcagtgtcGTTATTCTGCAGTGCTTCTTTAACTCCAGCAATTAGATCCTCCATGTTGATcctgaaacagaagaaaaataaaaaggtgtAAAAATCACTGCTGCATTATTTGGAAATACTTAATATGCAGACATCTGGTTAGTCATATTGCCAATGACTAACCAGATGTCTTCAGTATTAGAGTTATCATAGCAGTTTAAAGAGAGGATGGAACAGAACCAGATATAAGAGAGGAGTGTACGGTATTAGTGATCAACAAGCCAGGAGAGGGGAGTGAAAGTGTAACAAGATTAGTGGGCAGTGGATCAAGTTTACACAAAGACGACTTTAACTTAGTAATTATAGAAAATATTTGAATTATTGTAGGAAGTTCAAAAGTGGATAAAGAAGATGACAGTTGAgtaggaggggaaaaaatgcaaGTAGGACAGTTGACCATATCACAAGAAGAGGGCAACAGTTGATGAAGAACAATTTTTGTATAAAAAAAAGTCCATAAATTTGCTACAGACTGCAGCAGAGTGTGTATGAATGGCAAAGGTTTAAGAATATTATATAAACTAGAAAACAAAGTACGAGTGTTTCCTTCAGCTGACTCAATAATATAAGTGCAGCAAGCAGATTTAGCATGATAAATAGCTTCTTTATAACTTTTTTTATGACTGAGATACATGTCCTTATGAATATTAAGTCCTGTTTTCCTGAAGAGACGTTCCAGGCGGCCTCCAGTAGCTTTAAGTTGGTGAAGTTCAAATGAATACCACAGGGCAGAGCGAGAGAAGGAAACTGTTTGAGTGTTCTGGGGAGCCAAGGTTGATAAGTCTGTTGTTATAGTGAGATACCAGGTCATCTATGGAACCTGAGGCATACCTTATACCTGTTGTTGTGTAGGATTGCAAGGCCACCCCTATATCCTGACACACGGGGCTGGCAGGTGTAAACAAATCCAGGTGGAGTGGTCGAATTGAGTTCGACTAAATCATTTGGATGCTGCCAGGTCTCCGTTAGACATAGAAAGTCAAGTTTATGATCATTAAGAAGATCATAGACAAAAGGTCCCCTGCTGGAGAGCAATTGGGCAATCCAACGGGAACGGGGTGGTCACTGCTAACATTGCAAGCTGACCTGGCAATGCTAGTGAGCAGTCCGCCCCTGTGCAAGATGACCACAGGGGTGGTATTGGGCTCCTGCTGTCGATCCTGTAATTCCATCTGGatccaacttcacacccgatcagatctgcacactgttagacctctgcctcaccaccacatatttcaaatacaacgaaggcttctacagacaaaaacatggctgtgccatgggctcccccgtgtcacctattgtagccaacctttacatggaggaagtggaaagaaagtctcttggctcttttaaagggagagtacccagccactggtacagatatgtagatgacacctgggtcaaaatcaaaacacaagaagtggaatccttcactgcgcacatcaacaccgtggataaaaacatcaagttcagggaagacacaaaggataaccgTTTTCCTTTTCTGGACTGTGTCGTGCATATTGAAGGAAATGGAatcctcaacattgaagttaaccggaagcccacacacacggacggaccagtacctcctctttgactcccaccatcctctggaacacaaacttggagtaattagtaggggtgcaacgatacacaaaattcacggttcggttcggttcgatactttggtgtcacggttcgatcttttttcgatacaaaaaaatgttcatgccttttttatttgtcatttattaaaattataaatatatattttaattcaaaagtacagtttttaaatttaatgctgaaacaacaaaataattaaaaaaataaatctatctgatcgagaaatccctcatctttggaaaagagagtttattacagagaaatggctctttccaaaataaaagctatactatagcttcttctggggtatactctcagcaacatattaaacatatcaggtctccataaggagaatcatgtgctaacggctgtctaaatgactcgggtaaagtttgtagcatgcgtgcttgttgtttttgtctgcttccacttgtctttgcactaggatgatgtcggcgtaaatattcattgtgttcccactagtgctgtcagcattaatctcgttaaaatgacgttaacgccataacgccgcaaatctccgttaacgagttaccgcggatcgccccgtgcgtggggctggacggcgtcaacatgttaacgagcaaactgcgctaacgcagtagttcccaccaatgtaattgagcattgcgtggcacatcatactgttttacttttgtccaagacgcgcttaccttcagggtcatacttcacatgaagaccaaaatagttccaaacgcaagatctgaatgagggtgggggaggttcagtttcaggtagcgttgaggcagttgccatgttgcagcgagcttagcttctgtcttgctagcttgcgctgtgctcagtggatctgcgctcgacaatGCAGCAGTAGGTGGAGTAGTcaaacgcagatccactgagctcggtatgcgtaccgaaccgaagaCACTGTATCGAATGGTTCAATACCGATAcatgtattgttgcacccctagtaattaggaccctacaccagTCTCTGCTGGACGGTTGCGCCGTAAGATGGCTGCACCGATGAGAGCTCCCAGTCATCTCagtaaaaatgttattatttattttgtactgCTTTCAGCGCGATCATACACTCGGTATGACAGACAAACTTGCGCGACGTCGAGGGAAAACAAAGAGGGGGAAACGCGCCGGAGTTTTGTGCCGAACGCGACAGAGAAACAGCAAGCCACCTCTCCCCAGCATCCTGCTTGCGAATCTCCAGTCTCTGGACAACAAACTTGACGAGCTGCGTGCACGGATTAAACACCAACAAGACATCAGGAACTGCTGCATTCTGGCCTTCACAGAGACATGGCTGGAGCCCAGTGTCCCCGACTGCGCCATCACGCCGGATGGATTCACTGTTTACCGGGGAGACCGAACTAAGGACTCAGGCAAGAAAAGGGGAGGAGGGGTGTGCTTTATGGTTAACTCTTTGTGGGCTAGAGATGTGTGTATCTTAAAAACTTACTGCTCTCAGAGCCTCGAGCTGCTGACCATTAAAGTCAGGCCTTTTTACCTCCCAAGGGAGTTCAGCTCAGTTCTCCTCTCAGCTGTTTACATTCCTCCACACGTTGATAAAGCTACGGCTATGGACGAACTGTATGACATCATTACTGGACACGAGAACAAAAATCCAGAAGCTGCCTTTATTgtgctgggagacttcaacaGAGCCAACATGAAGAAGGTTCTCCCCAAATACTATCAGCACATCTCCTTCCCCACAAGAGGTGATCAAACACTGGTACACTCCATTCAAAGAGTGCTACAAACCCCTCCCCTGCCCAGCTTTTGGTAAGGCAGACCATTGTtccattctgctgctgcctGCGTACAGACAAAgactaaaacaggaaaaaccagCTTCCAGGGTCATCTACAAATGGGACAGTGAGGCTGAGGAGGTCCTGCAGGACTGCTTTGACACAACTGACTGGCAGATATTTGTGGATGCAGCTGATGGCAACATCAATGAACTCACAGACTCTGTCATTTGATATATTGGAAAGTGCATGGATGATATCATCACAAAAACCACTGTCCGCATATATCCAAATCAGAAATCCTGGGTAAATAAAGACGTTCGCGCCAAGCTAAAAGTGCGGACCTCTGTCTTTAACTCCGGGGATGCTGATGCATATAAAGCAGCAGGTACGACCTCCGAAagtccataaaaaaggccagaaAGGACTACAGGGACAAAATGGAGTCCAGCTACCACAGCTTTGACACCAGGCGACTGTGGAATGGACTGCGCTGCATCACTGACTACAAGAAGGACAACACTGTCAGTGTTCAGCCCACTGTATCTCTCGCAGACGAGCTTAACAACTTCTATGCTCGTTTTGACGCAGACAACAAAGAGCAGATCCTCTACCCTCAGGAGGACAGTGAGGCTGCAACTTTAACTCTGGAAACAGAAGCTGTGAGATGGACCTTTAAAAAGGTCAATCCTCACAAAGCTCCAGGACCGGACGGCATCCCAGGCCGGCtactcagagtgtgtgcagaCGAGCTGGCAGAGGTGTTCACcaacatcttcaacctctccctgaGGCAGTCAGTGGTCCCCACGTCCCTCAAAGCATCCACCATCATTCCTGTTCCCAAAAAATCAGTGGCCTCCTGTCTGAATGACTACCGTCCTGTTGCACTGACATCCATCATCATGAAGtgcctggagcggctggtcagAGGTCACATCTGCTCCTCCCTCCCTGACACACTGGaccctcttcagttcgcctatCGAAcaaacagagccacagaggatgcCATCGCCCTGGCAACGCACACCACCCTCACTCACCTGGAAAAAGGGAATACATATGCAAGGATGCTCTTCATCGACTACAGctcggcttttaacaccatcatcCCCTCAAAACTTGCCTCGAAGCTCGTCGGGGCTTGGAACACCAATCTGCAGATGGATTCTAAACTTCCTCACAAACAGGCCCCAGGTGGTGAGAGTTGGTAAGCACACCTCCTCATCACTCATCCTAAACACAGGTACGCCACAGGGTTGTGTGCTTAGCCCCCTTCTATATTCCCTGTTCACACACAACTGTGTTGCTAAACATGAgtccaacatcatcatcaagtttgcggatgacacaaCCATCATAGGCCTCATCACAGACAATGATGAGACGGCCTATAGAGAGGAGGTGATGGCGCTGTACGAGTGGTGTCTGGAAAATAACCTGTCTCTCAACATCAGCAAAACCAGAGAAATGATAGTGGACTAGCGGAAGCGACCAGTCAGTGAACACCAGCCCATTAACATCAACGCTGTCAAGGTCGAAAGGGTCAGCAGCTTCAAATTCCTTGGAGTCAACATAACCGAGGACTTCTCCTGGAcccttcacacagacactgctaTCAGGAAAGCTCGCCAGCAGCTTtacttcctgaggaggctgaggaagtttGGCATGAACGCCAACATCACCTCAAATTTCTACAGGTGTGCAGTTGAGAGCTTGCTGACGAGCTGCATTACAGTTTGGTACAgaagctgctctgccagcagccgtaaatcactacagagggtggtgaaggcagcagagcacatcacTGGCACGAGGCTTCCTGCCATTCAGGACATTTATCTTCAGCGATGCCTCcgtaaagcacacagcatcatcaaggaccacagccacccagcacatcagctgttctccttATTACTATCTGGCAGACGTtacaggagtctgtctgctcggactacaagacttaaaaacagtttttaccaccaagccatacgacacctcaaccacaacacttaaacacacacaacacagtccACAGGACGCACTCAGAAGCtaccctgcagcttcacaagtAGTCTG
This is a stretch of genomic DNA from Pelmatolapia mariae isolate MD_Pm_ZW linkage group LG16_19, Pm_UMD_F_2, whole genome shotgun sequence. It encodes these proteins:
- the LOC134644115 gene encoding interferon-inducible GTPase 5-like, with translation MEDLIAGVKEALQNNDTAAAAAKIQEYLEEQENIPLNIAITGECGSGKSTFVNAFRGIDDKDEGAAPTGVVETTSEGTPYPHPNYPNVTLWDLPGIGTTKFPADKYLELVGFDKFDFFIIISDTRFRENDVKLAQEIQRMKKKFYFVRSKIDNDINAERRKRDFSAERTLTKIRDDCIQGLQRQGVVSPQVFLVSSFELHLYDFSLLHPTLERELPAHKRDALLFVMPNINLEIINKKKKAFQSKIKYYSILSAAVAGVPVPGLSVAVDLGLMVAVVSKYVAGFGLDKSSLERLAASSGVPYTDLSAVIKSKLSAEKTTKDLILKLLVSAASIVASMAAEEAARLIPVFGIVASMSLSFITTYKALNYFLSELAADAQNVFNKALG